One genomic window of Geodermatophilus sp. DSM 44513 includes the following:
- a CDS encoding Vms1/Ankzf1 family peptidyl-tRNA hydrolase — translation MDVSFLAPVFTAPGPYATVCADVTHTTENADTELELRVRAVAEQLQEQGAPEPVVQAVRDRLLEGNDGGEAGTLQGRAVVVATDGSVVLDEVLADVPRDPVVEWSPQPALLPVLRQIAGRVPHVVVVADRVGADIYVASRAGRPEQQEQVEGNRSAVRRLGTGALSQSQHEQAAGRQWEENADEVAEEIASLARRLHPRFILLAGDVRARQVLTDRADKAWADLVVTLEEGGRAAGADREPVERRAAELVAEYEAHDEADVVEKISSAAAHGLAVTGTASVVEALRKSQVETLVLADRPDDEELVVGPDPLLLGTGQGDMQALGVQDAQSVPADRALVAAAVASDAGVVVVPRSAMPGDIPVAAILRYTDDSTPKAQ, via the coding sequence ATGGACGTGTCCTTCCTGGCGCCGGTGTTCACCGCCCCGGGGCCCTATGCCACGGTCTGCGCCGACGTCACGCACACCACCGAGAACGCCGACACCGAGCTGGAGCTCAGGGTCCGCGCCGTCGCCGAGCAGCTCCAGGAGCAGGGGGCGCCGGAGCCGGTCGTGCAGGCCGTCCGCGACCGGCTGCTGGAGGGCAACGACGGCGGGGAGGCCGGCACGCTGCAGGGCCGCGCGGTGGTCGTGGCCACCGACGGCTCCGTGGTGCTCGACGAGGTGCTCGCCGACGTGCCCCGCGACCCGGTCGTGGAGTGGTCGCCGCAGCCGGCCCTGCTGCCCGTCCTGCGCCAGATCGCCGGGCGGGTGCCGCACGTCGTGGTCGTCGCCGACCGGGTCGGTGCCGACATCTACGTGGCCAGCCGCGCCGGGCGGCCGGAGCAGCAGGAGCAGGTGGAGGGCAACCGCTCCGCGGTGCGCCGGCTGGGCACCGGTGCCCTGTCGCAGAGCCAGCACGAGCAGGCCGCCGGCAGGCAGTGGGAGGAGAACGCCGACGAGGTGGCCGAGGAGATCGCCTCGCTGGCTCGCCGGCTGCACCCGCGGTTCATCCTGCTCGCCGGCGACGTCCGGGCCCGCCAGGTCCTCACCGACCGCGCCGACAAGGCGTGGGCCGACCTCGTGGTCACCCTGGAGGAGGGCGGCCGGGCCGCCGGCGCTGACCGGGAGCCGGTGGAGCGGCGGGCCGCCGAGCTGGTCGCCGAGTACGAGGCCCACGACGAGGCCGACGTGGTGGAGAAGATCTCCTCCGCGGCGGCGCACGGGCTGGCGGTCACCGGGACGGCGTCGGTCGTCGAGGCGTTGCGCAAGAGCCAGGTCGAGACGCTCGTGCTCGCCGACCGGCCGGACGACGAGGAGCTGGTGGTCGGCCCCGACCCGCTGCTGCTCGGCACCGGGCAGGGCGACATGCAGGCCCTCGGCGTCCAGGACGCGCAGTCCGTGCCCGCCGACCGGGCACTGGTCGCCGCGGCCGTGGCCAGCGACGCCGGTGTGGTCGTCGTCCCCCGCTCGGCCATGCCCGGCGACATCCCCGTGGCGGCGATCCTCCGCTACACCGACGACTCGACCCCGAAGGCGCAGTGA
- the npdG gene encoding NADPH-dependent F420 reductase produces the protein MTDARSVEDLVVGVLGGTGPQGRGLAVRLAAAGQRVLLGSREAGRAGEVAAQVAERAAAASGGGEVSVTGGANLDVAGAADLVIVAVPYAGHADTLAGMATPLAGKVVVDCVVPMAFDELGAYVLDVPEGSAAQQAAALLPDSHVVGAFHHLSARLLEDLSKPTLDGDVMVVGDVREATDTVQALAGRLPGMRGVYAGRLRNARQVEALTINLVSVNRRYKAHAGIRVTDV, from the coding sequence GTGACGGACGCACGTTCGGTGGAGGACCTGGTCGTCGGGGTGCTCGGCGGCACCGGCCCGCAGGGTCGCGGGCTGGCCGTCCGGCTGGCCGCGGCCGGGCAGCGGGTGCTGCTGGGCTCGCGGGAGGCCGGCCGGGCCGGTGAGGTGGCCGCCCAGGTCGCCGAGCGGGCGGCCGCGGCGTCCGGGGGCGGCGAGGTCTCCGTCACCGGCGGCGCCAACCTCGACGTCGCCGGCGCGGCCGACCTGGTGATCGTCGCCGTGCCCTACGCTGGGCACGCGGACACCCTCGCCGGGATGGCCACCCCGCTGGCCGGCAAGGTCGTCGTCGACTGCGTCGTCCCGATGGCCTTCGACGAGCTCGGCGCCTACGTGCTCGACGTCCCCGAGGGCTCCGCGGCCCAGCAGGCCGCCGCGCTGCTGCCCGACTCGCACGTGGTCGGCGCCTTCCACCACCTGTCCGCACGGCTGCTCGAGGACCTGTCCAAGCCCACCCTGGACGGCGACGTGATGGTCGTCGGCGACGTCCGCGAGGCCACCGACACCGTGCAGGCGCTGGCCGGCCGGCTGCCCGGCATGCGCGGCGTCTACGCCGGACGGCTGCGCAACGCCCGGCAGGTCGAGGCGCTGACCATCAACCTGGTCTCGGTCAACCGCCGCTACAAGGCCCACGCCGGCATCCGCGTCACCGACGTCTGA
- the panB gene encoding 3-methyl-2-oxobutanoate hydroxymethyltransferase, with protein sequence MTESVLYGGGSTARVRVHHLQQAKERGERWAMLTAYDTSSATVFEEAGIPVMLVGDSSGNVVLGHPSTVPVTVEDLLLMTRAVTRSTKRSLIVADLPFGSYEASPEQAFGTAVRMMKEGGAQAVKLEGGERVAPQIRLLHDSGIPVMAHIGFTPQSEHALGGFRVQGRGAGAERLLADALAVQDAGAFAVVLEMVPAEIAGKVTAELAIPTIGIGAGPHCDAQVLVWPDMAGLTGGRVPRFVKRYADLRGELLRAAREYADEVRTGTFPGPEHSFE encoded by the coding sequence ATGACCGAGTCGGTGCTCTACGGGGGCGGGTCCACGGCCCGGGTGCGGGTGCACCACCTGCAGCAGGCCAAGGAGCGCGGCGAGCGGTGGGCGATGCTCACCGCCTACGACACCTCCAGCGCCACGGTCTTCGAGGAGGCCGGCATCCCGGTGATGCTGGTCGGCGACTCCTCGGGCAACGTCGTCCTCGGGCACCCCTCGACCGTGCCGGTCACGGTGGAGGACCTGCTGCTGATGACCCGCGCGGTCACCCGCTCGACGAAGCGGTCGCTGATCGTGGCCGACCTGCCGTTCGGCAGCTACGAGGCCTCGCCGGAGCAGGCGTTCGGCACCGCCGTGCGGATGATGAAGGAGGGCGGCGCGCAGGCGGTCAAGCTGGAGGGCGGGGAGCGGGTGGCCCCGCAGATCCGGCTGCTGCACGACTCCGGCATCCCGGTCATGGCGCACATCGGGTTCACCCCACAGAGCGAGCACGCCCTGGGCGGCTTCCGGGTGCAGGGCCGCGGCGCGGGGGCGGAGCGGCTGCTGGCCGACGCGCTCGCCGTGCAGGACGCCGGGGCGTTCGCCGTCGTCCTGGAGATGGTGCCCGCGGAGATCGCGGGGAAGGTGACCGCGGAGCTGGCCATCCCGACCATCGGCATCGGCGCCGGCCCGCACTGCGACGCCCAGGTGCTGGTCTGGCCGGACATGGCCGGGCTGACCGGCGGGCGGGTGCCCCGGTTCGTGAAGCGGTACGCCGACCTGCGCGGCGAGCTGCTGCGCGCGGCCCGCGAGTACGCCGACGAGGTGCGCACCGGGACCTTCCCCGGCCCCGAGCACTCCTTCGAGTAG
- a CDS encoding ChaB family protein, producing MPKTTKSGDAKTDEIPSTLQRSDEKAQRTFAKTHDSAMDSYDDERRANQTAWSAVKHTHEKVGDHWEPKDHKGPSDAQAAGGRDTDRGTKGGVDANATKEHLMDVAKRLDVSGRSRMTKDELVDAIRQANDRETRRARS from the coding sequence ATGCCGAAGACGACGAAGAGCGGGGACGCCAAGACCGACGAGATCCCCAGCACCCTGCAGCGGTCGGACGAGAAGGCGCAGCGGACGTTCGCCAAGACGCACGACTCCGCGATGGACTCCTACGACGACGAGCGCCGGGCCAACCAGACCGCGTGGTCGGCTGTCAAGCACACGCACGAGAAGGTCGGTGACCACTGGGAACCGAAGGACCACAAGGGCCCGTCCGACGCGCAGGCCGCCGGTGGCCGGGACACCGACCGCGGGACCAAGGGCGGCGTGGACGCCAACGCCACCAAGGAGCACCTGATGGACGTGGCGAAGCGGCTGGACGTCAGCGGCCGGTCGAGGATGACCAAGGACGAACTGGTCGACGCCATCCGGCAGGCCAACGACCGGGAGACCCGCAGGGCCCGGTCCTAG
- a CDS encoding M24 family metallopeptidase produces MPLVAPDPTRTVPLPLREQADVRDRWLTQRLLDLLPDLMDRAGIDLWLVVGREYNEDPVLATLLPATWLSARRCTILVLHRSDDGVTAAAVSRYPVGQFLPAWSPEDDGRRPAEESQWAEVRRFVEQAAPRRIGVDVSSDCALADGLSHTEHRLVCQALGPWADRLVSAEDLAVGWLETRLPEEIAALDGLNRRVGEVVGEAFSPAALTAGVTTATDLAWWLRQRLADLGCEPWFHPVVDVQRAGVPPLRRQGVLLPAVGYDEPVRPGDLVHCDVGMASLGLRTDSQRNGYVLRDGETDAPAGLRQALAVGNRLQDLTAAELVAGRTGNEVLAAARSAAAAEGIDGDIYSHPVGAHGHGAGPAIGRWDDQRGVPGAGDRVLCPDTVYALELCVRVPVPEWGDQPVRMALEEGVALTGEGVRYLGDRQTELLLIPTS; encoded by the coding sequence ATGCCGCTCGTCGCGCCGGACCCGACCCGGACGGTGCCCCTGCCGCTCCGCGAGCAGGCCGACGTCCGTGACCGGTGGCTGACCCAGCGGCTGCTGGACCTGCTGCCGGACCTGATGGACCGGGCCGGCATCGACCTGTGGCTGGTGGTCGGGCGGGAGTACAACGAGGACCCGGTGCTGGCCACGCTGCTGCCGGCGACCTGGCTGTCGGCCCGGCGGTGCACGATCCTGGTGCTGCACCGCAGCGACGACGGCGTCACCGCGGCCGCGGTCTCCCGCTACCCGGTGGGGCAGTTCCTCCCGGCGTGGTCCCCGGAGGACGACGGACGGCGGCCGGCCGAGGAGTCCCAGTGGGCCGAGGTGCGGCGCTTCGTGGAGCAGGCCGCGCCGCGGCGGATCGGCGTCGACGTGTCGTCCGACTGCGCCCTGGCCGATGGCCTCTCGCACACCGAGCACCGGCTGGTCTGCCAGGCGCTGGGGCCGTGGGCCGACCGGCTGGTCTCGGCCGAGGACCTCGCCGTCGGCTGGCTGGAGACGCGGCTGCCCGAGGAGATCGCCGCGCTGGACGGGCTCAACCGGCGGGTGGGCGAGGTGGTCGGGGAGGCCTTCTCCCCGGCCGCCCTGACCGCCGGGGTCACCACCGCCACCGACCTCGCCTGGTGGCTGCGCCAGCGGCTGGCCGACCTGGGCTGCGAGCCGTGGTTCCACCCCGTGGTCGACGTCCAGCGGGCCGGGGTGCCGCCGCTGCGCCGCCAGGGCGTGCTGCTGCCCGCCGTCGGCTACGACGAGCCGGTGCGGCCGGGTGACCTGGTGCACTGCGACGTGGGGATGGCCAGCCTGGGGCTGCGGACCGACAGCCAGCGCAACGGCTACGTGCTGCGGGACGGCGAGACCGACGCGCCGGCGGGGCTGCGGCAGGCGCTGGCCGTCGGCAACCGGCTGCAGGACCTCACCGCCGCGGAGCTGGTCGCGGGCCGCACCGGCAACGAGGTGCTGGCCGCGGCCCGGAGCGCCGCCGCGGCCGAGGGGATCGACGGCGACATCTACTCCCACCCGGTCGGCGCGCACGGGCACGGGGCCGGGCCGGCGATCGGCCGCTGGGACGACCAGCGCGGCGTCCCCGGCGCCGGTGACCGGGTGCTGTGCCCCGATACCGTCTACGCCCTGGAGCTGTGCGTGCGGGTGCCGGTGCCCGAGTGGGGCGACCAGCCGGTGCGGATGGCCCTGGAGGAGGGCGTGGCGCTCACCGGTGAGGGCGTGCGCTACCTCGGCGACCGGCAGACCGAGCTGCTGCTGATCCCCACCTCCTGA
- a CDS encoding cupin domain-containing protein has protein sequence MSHPTPGAVVVRTSAEHPMVESGSSALRVVAPGAATAGRFGLVEYLLAPRSPGAAPHFHRTFSESFYVLSGELTVYADGAWRPYGPGDLALVHEQGVHGFRNDGDEPAGFLILFAPGIARERFFAEMAELRRSGRTRTPEEMTAFYARHDQVMVDV, from the coding sequence GTGTCCCACCCCACCCCTGGCGCCGTCGTCGTCCGCACCAGCGCCGAGCACCCGATGGTCGAGTCGGGCAGCAGCGCGCTGCGCGTGGTCGCGCCCGGCGCGGCCACCGCCGGGCGCTTCGGTCTGGTCGAGTACCTCCTGGCCCCGCGCAGCCCGGGCGCGGCCCCACACTTCCACCGGACCTTCTCCGAGTCCTTCTACGTGCTGTCCGGCGAGCTGACCGTGTACGCCGACGGGGCGTGGCGGCCGTACGGGCCCGGCGACCTCGCGCTGGTCCACGAGCAGGGGGTGCACGGCTTCCGCAACGACGGCGACGAGCCGGCCGGCTTCCTCATCCTGTTCGCCCCGGGCATCGCCCGCGAGCGGTTCTTCGCCGAGATGGCCGAGCTGCGCCGCAGCGGGCGCACGAGGACGCCGGAGGAGATGACCGCCTTCTACGCCCGGCACGACCAGGTCATGGTGGACGTGTGA
- a CDS encoding DUF2795 domain-containing protein, with protein sequence MTDPHQPGTPAGTSSADVDRRAVLAEALGKEVWPADRDALVARAQESNALDSVLADLRRLPSGQQFDNVQDVARALGIGTEQQRF encoded by the coding sequence ATGACCGACCCCCACCAGCCGGGCACCCCCGCCGGCACCTCCTCCGCCGACGTCGACCGTCGCGCCGTCCTCGCCGAGGCCCTTGGCAAGGAGGTGTGGCCGGCCGACCGGGACGCCCTCGTGGCCCGGGCCCAGGAGTCCAACGCCCTCGACAGCGTCCTGGCCGACCTGCGCCGGCTGCCGTCGGGCCAGCAGTTCGACAACGTCCAGGACGTCGCCCGGGCGCTGGGCATCGGCACCGAGCAGCAGCGCTTCTGA
- a CDS encoding GGDEF domain-containing protein, which translates to MTARRLKDTDTRRSGLDVDAGRGVERQVAAWTLAGLMVLGAGMGLLNLSVEGVLREGASRWVYGGTMVLLMALGVVLGLLRRVGRPETFGLVLLGDLVYVVVALCIEDPVRYATPLMLLFPAFVAAWFLSPWMLGVNMAATVLACLVAMWGSYDDPVALTVQVAVNSGVLNAASAGVYVLRRRVERLLEATRALSHQDPLTGLANRRRLVEQAPRVWRQARREGSQVVAMVLDLDHFKQLNDAHGHAAGDAVLQAVAAALAATVRPSDVLARAGGEEMIVLGLVGDAVEARRLAERLRSAVAASRSGGGHAVTASIGLALARPVDGEDAAGAMWRLVDRADGAMYEAKRAGRDRVAAVLPRQRTGQFRDSIPPPSRAVG; encoded by the coding sequence GTGACCGCGCGGCGACTCAAAGACACCGACACACGGCGGTCCGGGCTCGACGTGGACGCCGGCCGGGGGGTGGAGCGGCAGGTCGCCGCCTGGACCCTCGCCGGGCTGATGGTCCTGGGTGCGGGCATGGGGCTGCTCAACCTCTCCGTCGAGGGGGTCCTGCGCGAGGGCGCCTCCCGGTGGGTCTACGGCGGCACGATGGTGCTGCTGATGGCCCTCGGCGTGGTCCTGGGTCTGTTGCGGCGGGTCGGCCGGCCGGAGACCTTCGGGCTGGTGCTGCTCGGCGACCTGGTCTACGTCGTCGTCGCCCTGTGCATCGAGGACCCGGTCCGCTACGCCACCCCGCTCATGCTGCTGTTCCCCGCGTTCGTCGCCGCCTGGTTCCTCAGCCCGTGGATGCTCGGGGTCAACATGGCGGCCACCGTGCTGGCCTGCCTGGTGGCGATGTGGGGCAGCTACGACGACCCGGTGGCCCTCACCGTCCAGGTGGCCGTGAACTCCGGCGTCCTCAACGCGGCGTCCGCCGGGGTGTACGTGCTGCGCCGCCGGGTGGAGCGGCTGCTGGAGGCCACCCGCGCGCTGTCCCACCAGGACCCGCTCACCGGGCTGGCCAACCGGCGCCGGCTCGTCGAGCAGGCGCCGCGGGTGTGGCGGCAGGCCCGCCGGGAGGGGTCCCAGGTGGTCGCGATGGTGCTGGACCTCGACCACTTCAAGCAGCTCAACGACGCCCACGGGCACGCCGCCGGGGACGCGGTGCTGCAGGCGGTGGCGGCGGCCCTGGCGGCCACCGTGCGGCCCAGCGACGTGCTGGCGCGCGCGGGCGGTGAGGAGATGATCGTGCTCGGTCTGGTCGGCGACGCCGTCGAGGCGCGCCGGCTGGCCGAGCGGCTGCGGTCGGCGGTGGCGGCCAGCCGCTCCGGCGGGGGGCACGCGGTGACCGCCTCGATCGGCCTCGCGCTGGCCCGGCCGGTGGACGGCGAGGACGCCGCGGGTGCGATGTGGCGGCTGGTCGACCGCGCCGACGGGGCCATGTACGAGGCCAAGCGGGCCGGGCGCGACCGGGTGGCGGCCGTCCTGCCCCGGCAGCGCACCGGGCAGTTCCGCGACAGCATCCCCCCGCCCAGCCGCGCGGTGGGGTGA
- a CDS encoding thioesterase family protein: MRWSDPDSLGHVNHARALSLIEDARLAMGDGEGGLILARLEVDYLRQLYYRVGERLCVRSTVTRLGTRSLTLRQELLQDDAVAIRAVVVMVLFDFATDTSRPMTDAERTHWSRYHEG, encoded by the coding sequence CTGCGCTGGTCGGACCCGGACTCCCTCGGCCACGTCAACCACGCCCGCGCCCTGAGCCTCATCGAGGACGCCCGGCTGGCGATGGGCGACGGCGAGGGTGGGCTGATCCTCGCCCGGCTGGAGGTCGACTACCTCCGCCAGCTGTACTACCGGGTGGGCGAGCGGCTGTGCGTGCGCAGCACGGTCACCCGGCTGGGCACCCGGTCGCTCACGCTGCGCCAGGAACTGCTGCAGGACGACGCGGTCGCCATCCGCGCCGTCGTCGTCATGGTGCTGTTCGACTTCGCCACCGACACCAGCCGGCCGATGACCGACGCCGAGCGCACACACTGGTCCCGGTACCACGAGGGCTGA
- a CDS encoding NAD+ synthase, with the protein MTGPVQLRVALAQVDTRVGDIDGNVALVTRWTTDAAGAGAHVVVFPEMTLTGYPAEDLVLRESFARASETALVDLAADLDARGLGGVAVVVGYLAHTEGPGPAPVESMPGDDDRPADANPRRGAPRNAAALLHGGEVVVRYAKRHLPNYGVFDEARYFVPGTELPIVRLHGVDVALTVCEDLWVEGGPCGVAGQAGVDLVLSPNASPYERAKDDLRLPLVRRRAAEARATVVYCNQVGGQDELVFDGDSMAVSPDGELLGRAPQFVEHLMCVDLAIDPSAVPERRAGRIGPMTVTRHVLSEEPVAAFDPRPAPVAEPLPDAEEVWRALVLGLRDFIDKNGMPSVVLGLSGGIDSAVCAALAVDALGADRVHGVGLPSRYSSEHSLADAADLAARTGLHYSVVPIAPMVDAYHASVELSGVAAENLQARVRGTLLMGLSNQHGHLLLTTGNKSEIAVGYSTLYGDSAGGFAPIKDVPKTLVWELARWRNAHARERGETEPIPRNSIDKPPSAELAPGQVDTDSLPSYEELDAVVADYVDRDLGMAQLLELGHDPEVVARVLRLVDAAEFKRRQSAPGTKISLKAFGRDRRLPVTNRWRETLPTVREGARL; encoded by the coding sequence GTGACCGGACCCGTGCAGCTCCGAGTGGCCCTGGCCCAGGTCGACACCCGCGTGGGCGACATCGACGGCAACGTCGCCCTGGTGACCCGCTGGACCACCGACGCCGCGGGTGCCGGCGCGCACGTCGTCGTCTTCCCCGAGATGACGCTGACCGGCTACCCGGCCGAGGACCTCGTGTTGCGCGAGTCCTTCGCCCGCGCCAGCGAGACCGCGCTGGTCGACCTCGCCGCGGACCTGGACGCCCGCGGCCTGGGCGGCGTCGCCGTCGTCGTCGGCTACCTGGCGCACACCGAGGGCCCAGGCCCGGCGCCGGTGGAGTCGATGCCCGGGGACGACGACCGCCCGGCCGATGCCAACCCGCGCCGCGGCGCGCCGCGCAACGCCGCGGCCCTGCTGCACGGTGGCGAGGTCGTCGTCCGCTACGCCAAGCGGCACCTGCCCAACTACGGCGTCTTCGACGAGGCCCGCTACTTCGTGCCCGGCACCGAGCTGCCGATCGTCCGGCTGCACGGGGTGGACGTCGCCCTGACCGTCTGCGAGGACCTCTGGGTCGAGGGCGGGCCGTGCGGCGTGGCCGGGCAGGCCGGCGTGGACCTCGTCCTGTCCCCCAACGCCTCGCCCTACGAGCGGGCCAAGGACGACCTGCGGCTGCCGCTGGTGCGCCGCCGCGCGGCCGAGGCCCGGGCCACGGTCGTGTACTGCAACCAGGTCGGCGGCCAGGACGAGCTCGTGTTCGACGGCGACTCGATGGCCGTGTCCCCCGACGGCGAGCTGCTCGGCCGGGCGCCGCAGTTCGTCGAGCACCTGATGTGCGTGGACCTCGCGATCGACCCCTCGGCCGTCCCCGAGCGCCGGGCGGGGCGGATCGGGCCCATGACGGTCACTCGGCACGTGCTGTCCGAGGAGCCGGTGGCGGCCTTCGACCCGCGACCGGCGCCGGTGGCCGAGCCGCTGCCGGACGCCGAGGAGGTCTGGCGGGCCCTGGTCCTGGGGCTCAGGGACTTCATCGACAAGAACGGCATGCCCTCGGTGGTGCTGGGGCTGTCCGGCGGGATCGACTCCGCGGTGTGCGCGGCGCTGGCCGTCGACGCGCTGGGCGCCGACCGGGTGCACGGCGTGGGCCTGCCGTCGCGGTACTCCAGCGAGCACTCGCTGGCCGACGCCGCCGACCTGGCTGCGCGCACCGGGCTGCACTACTCGGTGGTGCCGATCGCGCCGATGGTGGACGCCTACCACGCGTCGGTGGAGCTGTCCGGGGTGGCGGCGGAGAACCTGCAGGCCCGGGTGCGCGGCACGCTGCTCATGGGCCTGTCCAACCAGCACGGCCACCTGCTGCTGACCACCGGCAACAAGAGCGAGATCGCGGTCGGCTACTCGACGCTGTACGGGGACTCCGCCGGCGGTTTCGCCCCCATCAAGGACGTCCCGAAGACGCTGGTGTGGGAGCTCGCCCGCTGGCGCAACGCGCACGCCCGCGAGCGCGGGGAGACCGAGCCGATCCCGCGGAACTCCATCGACAAGCCGCCGTCCGCGGAGCTCGCACCCGGCCAGGTGGACACCGACTCGCTGCCCTCCTACGAGGAGCTGGACGCGGTCGTCGCCGACTACGTCGACCGCGACCTCGGCATGGCGCAGCTGCTGGAGCTGGGCCACGACCCCGAGGTGGTCGCCCGGGTGCTGCGGCTGGTGGACGCCGCGGAGTTCAAGCGCCGCCAGTCCGCGCCCGGCACCAAGATCTCGCTCAAGGCGTTCGGCCGCGACCGCCGGCTGCCCGTCACCAACCGGTGGCGGGAGACGCTGCCCACCGTGCGTGAAGGAGCCCGGCTGTGA
- a CDS encoding alpha/beta fold hydrolase: MAFFDGFQETRRDGADGVRLRVRIGGTGPPLVLLHGHPRTHTTWHRVAPLLAAAGHTVVCPDLRGYGRSSKPPTTDDHGPYSKRAMARDVVALMAGLGHGRFAVVGHDRGSYVALRTALDHPDAVTHLAVLDCIPIVEHLDRADARFAEAWWHWFFFAQPDKPERAILADPGAWYGGDPAVMGEENHADFRAAVHDPAVVRAMLEDYRAGLTVDRAADEADRAAGRRVGCPTLVLWSARDDLEQLYGDPLRIWADWAADLCGGGRIDSGHHMGEEAPDQLAAALVPFLAA, from the coding sequence GTGGCCTTCTTCGACGGCTTCCAGGAGACCCGGCGGGACGGGGCGGATGGCGTCCGGCTGCGGGTGCGCATCGGCGGCACCGGACCACCATTGGTCCTGCTGCACGGGCACCCGCGCACCCACACCACGTGGCACCGCGTCGCCCCGTTGCTGGCCGCCGCGGGGCACACCGTCGTGTGCCCGGACCTGCGCGGGTACGGCCGGTCGTCGAAGCCGCCGACCACGGACGACCATGGGCCGTACTCCAAGCGGGCGATGGCCCGCGACGTCGTCGCGCTCATGGCCGGCCTCGGGCACGGACGGTTCGCCGTCGTCGGCCACGACCGGGGCAGCTACGTCGCGCTCCGGACGGCGCTGGACCACCCGGACGCCGTCACGCACCTGGCCGTCCTGGACTGCATCCCGATCGTGGAGCACCTCGACCGCGCCGACGCCCGGTTCGCCGAAGCGTGGTGGCACTGGTTCTTCTTCGCGCAGCCCGACAAGCCCGAGCGCGCCATCCTCGCCGACCCCGGTGCCTGGTACGGCGGGGACCCGGCCGTCATGGGGGAGGAGAACCACGCCGACTTCCGCGCCGCGGTGCACGACCCGGCCGTCGTCCGGGCCATGCTCGAGGACTACCGGGCCGGGCTCACGGTCGACCGGGCCGCCGACGAGGCCGACCGGGCGGCCGGACGGCGGGTCGGCTGTCCCACCCTCGTGCTCTGGTCGGCCCGCGACGACCTCGAGCAGCTGTACGGCGACCCGCTGCGCATCTGGGCTGACTGGGCCGCCGACCTGTGCGGTGGCGGGCGGATCGACAGCGGCCACCACATGGGCGAAGAGGCACCCGATCAGCTGGCGGCGGCGCTCGTCCCGTTCCTGGCCGCGTGA